The proteins below come from a single Burkholderia contaminans genomic window:
- a CDS encoding LysR substrate-binding domain-containing protein, with protein MSMRLDGSILGALLCFETAGRLLSFTKTAQAFNLTQSAVSQQIRNLEDRLGYPLFVRQARGLKLTEKGGILLGTMSSAFVDINRTLQALGMPDAPLQVSCLPSLALQWLMPRLSEFHRQQPDVPVRVKAEFQVLDRQAMDADDIDVAVRYDPVQYDRLHAEAILDEILFPVATPAYLAQHPAFARGESLDGVVLLHDAAPWGGAPEFVEWRTWLEEVRPAWTAHLDGPQFNFSSLAITAALNHQGVAMGRAALVHDEIASGRLVDVFGTHVRAPARYVLLSRHPDDPRTEAFSNWLKAECTRFDAARSRLLSNGSGLG; from the coding sequence ATATCTATGCGACTCGACGGTTCGATCCTGGGTGCGTTGCTCTGCTTTGAAACGGCCGGCCGGTTGCTGAGCTTCACGAAGACGGCACAGGCGTTCAACCTGACGCAAAGCGCCGTGAGCCAGCAGATCAGGAACCTGGAGGACCGGCTCGGCTATCCGCTGTTCGTGCGCCAGGCGCGCGGGCTGAAGCTGACCGAGAAGGGCGGGATCCTGCTCGGGACGATGTCGAGCGCGTTCGTCGACATCAATCGCACGCTTCAGGCGCTCGGCATGCCGGATGCACCGCTGCAGGTCAGCTGCCTGCCGTCGCTCGCGCTGCAGTGGTTGATGCCGCGCCTGTCCGAATTTCACCGGCAACAGCCGGACGTGCCGGTTCGCGTGAAGGCCGAGTTCCAGGTGCTGGATCGTCAGGCCATGGACGCCGACGACATCGATGTGGCCGTGCGCTACGACCCGGTGCAATACGATCGGCTGCATGCCGAGGCCATCCTCGACGAAATCCTGTTTCCGGTCGCCACGCCGGCGTATCTGGCGCAGCATCCGGCTTTTGCCCGCGGCGAATCGCTGGACGGCGTCGTCCTGCTGCACGACGCCGCGCCGTGGGGCGGCGCGCCCGAGTTCGTGGAGTGGCGCACGTGGCTCGAGGAAGTCCGTCCGGCGTGGACTGCGCACCTTGACGGCCCGCAGTTCAACTTCTCCAGCCTGGCGATCACGGCCGCGCTGAACCATCAGGGTGTCGCGATGGGGCGTGCCGCGCTCGTGCATGACGAGATTGCGAGCGGGCGGCTCGTGGATGTCTTCGGCACGCACGTGCGTGCGCCGGCGCGCTACGTGCTGTTGTCACGCCATCCCGACGATCCGCGTACCGAGGCGTTTTCGAATTGGCTCAAGGCCGAGTGCACGCGCTTCGATGCTGCGCGTTCACGTTTGCTTTCGAATGGAAGCGGACTCGGGTAG
- a CDS encoding D-serine ammonia-lyase, with product MTITLQPADLLARLQSRHPLLWLNPHAGSPLPHDAPGLGAIAMAEARLARCEPLMAELFPELAASAGKIESPLMPADTLQRMLSRPADAHGAWFIKRDDALPIAGSIKARGGFHEVLALAESIAIEHALLDPAGDRRILASAAARELFAAHTAIVGSTGNLGLSIGVMAAALGFESVVHMSTDAKPWKKARLRKRGVRVIEHDGDYAQAVAAGRAQARDQPRSHFVDDEGSLTLFLGYAAGARHLAAQLAEAGRRVDATHPLFVHVPCGVGGAPGGIAYGLKALFGEHVHCFFAEPVASPCMLVQLAAGPGKPVSVYDVGLDNRTEADGLAVAQASHLVSPLMASLLSGVFTVSDTQLYAQLLAVQRATGVELEPSAAAAIGGPGWLTASPAGRDYVHRHAIDLRRSTHVIWATGGSLVPPEEHRRFQSHAQALAGAAAST from the coding sequence ATGACCATCACGCTCCAACCCGCCGATCTATTAGCCAGACTGCAATCCCGTCACCCGCTGCTGTGGCTGAATCCCCATGCCGGCAGCCCGTTGCCGCACGACGCGCCGGGGCTCGGTGCCATTGCGATGGCCGAAGCGCGGCTGGCGCGCTGCGAACCGCTGATGGCCGAACTGTTTCCCGAACTCGCGGCGAGCGCGGGAAAAATCGAATCGCCGCTGATGCCGGCAGACACGCTGCAGCGCATGCTGTCGCGCCCGGCAGACGCACACGGCGCGTGGTTCATCAAGCGCGACGACGCGCTGCCGATCGCCGGTTCGATCAAGGCGCGCGGCGGCTTTCATGAGGTGCTCGCGCTCGCGGAGTCGATCGCGATCGAGCACGCGTTGCTCGACCCCGCGGGCGACCGGCGGATCCTCGCATCGGCCGCCGCGCGCGAGCTGTTTGCCGCGCATACCGCCATCGTCGGCAGCACCGGCAATCTCGGCCTGAGCATCGGCGTGATGGCCGCCGCGCTGGGGTTCGAATCGGTCGTGCACATGTCGACCGACGCGAAGCCGTGGAAGAAGGCGCGCCTGAGAAAGCGCGGCGTTCGCGTGATCGAGCATGACGGCGACTATGCGCAAGCCGTCGCGGCCGGGCGCGCGCAGGCACGCGATCAGCCGCGCAGCCACTTCGTCGACGACGAAGGCTCGCTGACGCTGTTCCTGGGCTACGCAGCCGGCGCCCGCCATCTCGCCGCGCAGCTCGCCGAGGCGGGCCGCCGCGTGGACGCGACGCATCCGCTCTTCGTTCATGTCCCGTGTGGCGTCGGCGGCGCACCGGGCGGCATCGCGTATGGCCTCAAGGCACTGTTCGGCGAGCACGTGCATTGCTTCTTTGCCGAGCCCGTCGCGTCGCCGTGCATGCTGGTCCAGCTGGCCGCCGGCCCCGGGAAGCCCGTGTCCGTCTACGACGTGGGGCTCGACAACCGGACCGAGGCCGACGGCCTCGCCGTCGCACAGGCATCGCACCTCGTCAGCCCGCTGATGGCGTCGCTGCTGTCGGGCGTGTTCACCGTCAGCGACACGCAGCTCTACGCCCAGTTGCTCGCGGTTCAGCGCGCGACGGGCGTGGAACTCGAACCGTCGGCCGCCGCTGCAATCGGCGGCCCCGGATGGCTGACGGCGTCCCCGGCCGGCCGCGACTACGTGCATCGCCACGCGATCGACCTGCGCCGGTCGACGCACGTCATCTGGGCGACCGGCGGCTCGCTCGTGCCGCCGGAAGAGCACCGACGCTTCCAGTCGCATGCGCAAGCGCTCGCCGGTGCCGCAGCCAGCACGTGA
- a CDS encoding DUF4148 domain-containing protein: MKSLVSAVVAAVALSASFGAFAQSTVTRAQVRNELVQLESAGYKPSQSSPYYPADIQAAQARVQGADNSGYGAQPAATVQGGAPAVKVQNPRDSVYFGH, translated from the coding sequence ATGAAATCGCTCGTTTCCGCAGTCGTTGCCGCTGTCGCCCTGTCCGCCTCGTTCGGCGCCTTCGCCCAAAGCACCGTGACCCGCGCTCAAGTGCGCAATGAACTGGTCCAGCTCGAAAGCGCCGGCTACAAGCCGAGCCAGTCGAGCCCGTATTACCCGGCCGACATCCAGGCCGCGCAAGCTCGCGTGCAGGGTGCCGACAACAGCGGCTACGGTGCGCAACCGGCCGCGACCGTCCAGGGTGGCGCACCGGCCGTCAAGGTGCAAAACCCGCGCGACTCGGTCTACTTCGGCCACTAA
- a CDS encoding GGDEF domain-containing protein → MIRLGLTSKLSVLFACIGVIASGTTGYYAYRANRTMLVQEAQHSLLMSTQLLGQRFTTALSDVSDDALVLAQLPSCARVSSGDNRDGAPRARLEQVFYSFMRNHPEYLQIRLIARGDFGLERIRVDRDAHGIVVLPDSAFQEKGQFSYVFDTLATAPGHIYLSPIVINHETGSHAAEGLPILRVGTPVVDASGQTVGALVVDVELSRVFERLERDLPDDYAVYLANEWGDFLVHPDPAQTFGFDRGRRVLMQDRFAVTRALFDSARTNVTLNGLADPAAAPGQMFAFVRTPFGHDEGNRFVVLGMGRPLADVLSPAGVLGERIVRMVLVSSLMAVILAILFARAITRPLQTLARAATHVFDDPATERLPVGRADEIGVLARCFDSMRVEIRTQVAMLRAKQLELTHLAGHDALTELPNRLLFMERLDAAIRRAAAMHEGLAVMFVDLDRFKQINDQHGHSAGDRALVAVAKRLSLVLRRGDMVARLGGDEFIVLVTDVRSPAVIGEVASRIQLVMDEELEFGDRRVAVGASIGVSEFPADGASAEELLVKADAAMYAAKASAQRAFVRYQELLGNGSGAGSGTDEAAGRVASSGGR, encoded by the coding sequence ATGATCCGGCTCGGGCTCACGTCGAAACTGTCGGTGCTGTTCGCCTGCATCGGCGTGATCGCGTCCGGCACGACCGGTTATTACGCGTATCGCGCGAATCGCACGATGCTGGTGCAGGAGGCGCAGCACAGCCTGCTGATGTCGACGCAACTGCTCGGGCAGCGCTTCACCACGGCGCTGTCCGACGTCTCGGACGATGCGCTCGTGCTCGCGCAGTTGCCGTCGTGTGCACGGGTCTCGAGCGGCGACAACCGGGATGGCGCGCCACGCGCGCGGCTCGAGCAGGTGTTCTACAGCTTCATGAGAAATCACCCGGAGTACCTGCAGATCCGCCTGATCGCGCGCGGGGATTTCGGGCTCGAACGCATCCGCGTCGATCGCGATGCGCATGGCATCGTGGTGCTGCCGGACAGCGCGTTCCAGGAGAAAGGTCAGTTTTCCTATGTATTCGATACGCTGGCGACGGCGCCCGGCCACATCTACCTGTCGCCGATCGTGATCAACCACGAGACGGGGTCGCACGCGGCCGAAGGGCTGCCGATCCTGCGAGTGGGCACGCCGGTCGTCGATGCGTCGGGCCAGACGGTTGGGGCGCTCGTTGTCGACGTCGAGCTGTCGCGCGTGTTCGAGCGGCTCGAACGCGATCTGCCGGACGACTACGCGGTGTACCTCGCGAACGAGTGGGGCGATTTCCTCGTGCATCCCGATCCGGCGCAGACGTTCGGCTTCGATCGCGGCCGGCGTGTATTGATGCAGGACCGCTTCGCCGTCACGCGTGCGCTGTTCGACAGCGCGCGCACGAACGTTACCCTCAATGGGCTGGCCGACCCCGCCGCGGCACCGGGGCAGATGTTCGCGTTCGTGCGCACGCCGTTCGGACACGACGAGGGCAATCGCTTCGTCGTGCTCGGAATGGGGCGCCCGCTGGCGGATGTGTTGTCGCCGGCGGGCGTGCTCGGCGAGCGGATCGTCCGGATGGTGCTCGTGTCGAGCTTGATGGCGGTGATCCTCGCGATCCTGTTCGCGCGAGCGATCACGCGGCCGCTGCAGACGCTCGCGCGCGCCGCGACGCACGTGTTCGACGATCCGGCCACCGAGCGGTTGCCGGTCGGGCGTGCCGACGAGATCGGCGTGCTCGCGCGCTGTTTCGACAGCATGCGTGTCGAGATCCGCACGCAGGTCGCGATGTTGCGAGCGAAGCAGCTGGAACTCACGCACCTTGCCGGACACGATGCGCTGACCGAGCTGCCGAATCGCCTGCTGTTCATGGAGCGTCTCGATGCCGCGATCCGGCGTGCGGCCGCGATGCACGAAGGGCTGGCCGTGATGTTCGTCGACCTCGACCGCTTCAAGCAGATCAACGACCAGCACGGACACTCGGCCGGCGACCGCGCACTCGTCGCGGTCGCCAAGCGGCTGAGCCTCGTGCTGCGTCGCGGCGACATGGTCGCGCGGCTCGGTGGCGACGAATTCATCGTGCTGGTGACGGACGTGCGCTCACCGGCGGTGATCGGCGAGGTCGCGTCGCGCATCCAGCTCGTGATGGACGAGGAACTGGAGTTCGGCGACCGGCGCGTGGCGGTCGGTGCGAGTATCGGCGTCAGCGAGTTTCCGGCTGACGGCGCGTCGGCCGAGGAACTGCTCGTCAAGGCCGATGCGGCGATGTACGCGGCGAAGGCGTCCGCGCAGCGTGCGTTCGTGCGCTATCAGGAACTGCTCGGCAACGGGAGTGGCGCCGGCAGCGGGACGGACGAGGCGGCCGGCCGGGTTGCGTCGAGCGGCGGCCGGTAA
- a CDS encoding ABC transporter substrate-binding protein: MQRGDSHGVQLIRGIGARTRVRIAVRRLLVILTAGLLASVLPPAFAASPETVNDNVLRVLAWPGYADDDVVSAFEAQFHARVEVTFVDSDEALWTRMRSAAPPPYDVLAANTAEIQRYAHERLLAPIDLSRIPNRRRQLPNFQQLAAIDGLVEAGAAYAIPFTYSSMGLIYDRKQVPAAPRSMRELWNPRYRGKVLDFNSAQHNFSFTALMLGYPDPFHLSPAQTLAVTHKLIDLRRNLLTYYTLPEEATALFVRHRAALMFGNYGTQQIELLRRAGADVGYVIPDEGALAWLDCWAVTRGAQHPELAFAWINYMLEPAIGALLTERQGLANTLVPPPGLGTGHQHLVWLQPVEDIARRESLWNRIVSGDRPERFGK, from the coding sequence ATGCAGCGGGGCGATTCACACGGGGTCCAATTGATCAGGGGAATCGGCGCACGTACACGCGTACGTATCGCCGTGCGCCGGCTGCTTGTCATTTTGACGGCGGGCTTACTTGCCTCGGTGCTTCCCCCCGCGTTCGCCGCTTCTCCCGAAACCGTCAACGACAACGTGCTGCGTGTGCTCGCATGGCCCGGCTATGCGGACGACGATGTCGTCAGTGCGTTCGAGGCGCAATTTCACGCGCGCGTCGAAGTGACGTTCGTCGACTCCGACGAAGCACTGTGGACGCGCATGCGCAGCGCGGCGCCACCGCCGTACGACGTACTGGCCGCGAATACGGCCGAGATCCAGCGCTATGCGCACGAACGCCTGCTTGCGCCGATCGACCTGTCGCGCATTCCGAACCGGCGGCGGCAGTTGCCGAACTTCCAGCAACTCGCGGCGATCGACGGGCTCGTCGAAGCGGGCGCCGCGTATGCGATTCCGTTCACGTATTCGTCGATGGGGCTGATCTACGACCGCAAGCAGGTGCCGGCCGCGCCGCGCTCGATGCGGGAGCTGTGGAATCCGCGCTACCGCGGCAAGGTGCTCGACTTCAACAGCGCGCAGCACAATTTTTCGTTCACGGCGCTGATGCTCGGCTATCCCGATCCGTTCCACCTGTCGCCCGCGCAGACGCTCGCCGTCACGCACAAGCTGATCGACCTGCGCCGCAACCTGCTGACGTACTACACGCTCCCCGAAGAGGCGACCGCGTTATTCGTCCGGCATCGCGCGGCGCTGATGTTCGGCAACTACGGCACGCAACAGATCGAGCTGCTGCGACGTGCCGGCGCGGACGTCGGCTACGTGATCCCGGATGAGGGCGCGCTCGCGTGGCTCGACTGCTGGGCCGTCACGCGCGGTGCGCAACATCCGGAGCTCGCGTTCGCGTGGATCAATTACATGCTCGAACCGGCGATCGGTGCGCTGCTGACCGAACGCCAGGGCCTCGCGAACACGCTCGTACCACCGCCGGGCCTCGGCACCGGGCACCAGCATCTCGTCTGGCTCCAGCCCGTCGAGGACATCGCGCGGCGCGAATCGCTATGGAACCGCATCGTGTCGGGCGACCGGCCGGAGCGGTTCGGAAAATGA
- a CDS encoding PLP-dependent aminotransferase family protein produces the protein MKRYETLAHTIADDIRNGNLAVGTRLPSLRQIIAQHGVSQSTVFRAYYLLEQWGLIRARERSGYYVAPGATPAASPAARRRASRAGATRKVDISSLVFSVLDAATQPGIVPLGSAFPSPQLFPLPRLAKSLAQATRLVSPWSTVVDLPPGNEALRQQIARRYLATGISQPIDEIVVTNGALEALNLCLMAVTRPGDVVAVEAPGFYAALQAIERLDLRAVEIPVDPRTGLDLDALANALDRHDIRACWFMTNFQNPTGVTLSAEKKRALVELLAARDVPLIEDDVYGELHFGPDYPLPARAFDRHGLVMHCSSFSKTLAPGYRIGWAAAGRFAEKVQRLKLMTTLSASIPAQVGIANYLEHGGYDRHLRKLRGALHTQLDRMDDALRRWLPAGVEWVRPEGGYFLWLAFPDAIDAMELHRQAIARGISFAPGPLFSAAHGFERCVRVNFGHPWSRDIERAIRVLGELVAQPAVRKGG, from the coding sequence ATGAAACGCTACGAAACCCTCGCCCACACGATCGCCGACGACATCCGCAACGGCAACCTCGCCGTCGGCACGCGCCTGCCGTCGCTGCGGCAGATCATCGCGCAGCACGGCGTGAGCCAGTCGACGGTGTTTCGTGCGTACTACCTGCTCGAGCAGTGGGGGCTGATCCGCGCGCGCGAACGCTCGGGCTACTACGTCGCGCCGGGCGCCACGCCGGCGGCAAGCCCGGCCGCCAGGCGCCGGGCAAGCCGTGCCGGCGCGACGCGCAAGGTCGACATCAGCAGCCTCGTGTTCTCCGTCCTCGACGCGGCCACGCAACCCGGCATCGTGCCGCTCGGCTCCGCGTTCCCGTCGCCGCAACTGTTTCCGCTGCCGCGTCTCGCGAAATCGCTCGCGCAGGCCACGCGGCTCGTCAGCCCGTGGAGCACGGTCGTCGACCTGCCGCCCGGCAACGAGGCGCTGCGCCAGCAGATCGCGCGGCGCTATCTCGCGACGGGCATCTCGCAGCCGATCGACGAGATCGTCGTCACGAACGGCGCGCTCGAAGCGCTGAACCTGTGCCTGATGGCCGTCACGCGGCCCGGCGACGTCGTAGCCGTCGAAGCGCCCGGGTTCTATGCGGCGCTGCAGGCGATCGAGCGGCTCGACCTGCGCGCGGTCGAGATTCCCGTCGATCCGCGCACGGGCCTCGATCTCGACGCGCTCGCGAACGCGCTCGACCGGCACGACATCCGCGCGTGCTGGTTCATGACCAACTTCCAGAATCCGACCGGAGTCACGCTGTCCGCCGAGAAAAAGCGCGCGCTCGTCGAGTTGCTCGCCGCGCGCGACGTGCCGCTGATCGAGGACGACGTGTACGGCGAGCTGCACTTCGGCCCCGACTATCCGCTGCCCGCGCGTGCGTTCGATCGGCACGGCCTCGTGATGCATTGCAGCTCGTTCTCGAAGACGCTCGCGCCCGGCTACCGGATCGGCTGGGCCGCCGCCGGCCGGTTCGCGGAGAAGGTGCAGCGGCTCAAGCTGATGACGACGCTGTCGGCCAGCATTCCCGCGCAGGTCGGTATCGCGAACTATCTCGAGCACGGCGGTTACGATCGGCACCTGCGCAAGCTGCGCGGTGCGCTGCACACGCAGCTCGACCGGATGGACGACGCGCTGCGACGCTGGTTGCCGGCCGGCGTCGAGTGGGTGCGACCCGAAGGCGGCTACTTTCTGTGGCTCGCGTTTCCCGACGCGATCGACGCGATGGAGCTGCATCGCCAGGCAATCGCACGCGGGATCAGCTTCGCGCCGGGGCCGCTGTTTTCGGCCGCGCATGGCTTCGAACGTTGCGTGCGCGTGAACTTCGGCCATCCGTGGAGCCGCGACATCGAGCGCGCGATCCGCGTGCTCGGCGAGCTCGTCGCGCAGCCTGCCGTGCGCAAGGGCGGTTGA
- a CDS encoding nitrite/sulfite reductase, with translation MPGPRRRHAGHLLRPFRPHLLLAPPRRVPYAVFGCLTPVATSVPSRALRATVPLAYHVMYRYTVFDRALVHSRAAQFRDQLERWQHGTLSEDAFRPLRLQNGWYVQRHAPMLRVAVPYGELSSAQLRVLARIARDYDVPDEATYRAASDAQALLGTLRLPTRSAHFTTRTNVQFNWIPLDKAADVMDLLATVDMHGIQTSGNCIRNISCDERAGVAPDEIADPRPFAEVMRQWTTLHPEFAFLPRKFKIAITGATEDRAATDWHDVGLKLVHNDAGELGFRVSVGGGMGRTPMIATLLRAFLPWQHVMNYIEAIVRVYNRYGRRDNKYKARIKILVKTEGQRYIDDVEEEFRQIVDHDGGLHTIAQVEFDRVAASFVPPRLEPRTVSLRDANLRVSAQAARHPAFARWLARNVADHRDPALRIVTLSFKRRLQAPGDASPDQLDALADLADQFSAGEARVTHTQNVVLPWVHVDDLFPLWENARAIGLASANVGLLTDMIACPGGDFCALANARSIPIADAIAERFQDLDMLHDVGDIDLHISGCINSCGHHHSGHLGILGVDKDGAEWYQVTLGGSDGSTASGPTRPGKVIGPSFSADEIVDVVDAIVNAYLDARIDDDGRSERFIDTVRRIGTEPFKAAANDARHQVEQA, from the coding sequence ATGCCCGGCCCGCGCCGGCGTCACGCCGGCCATCTGCTGCGCCCTTTTCGTCCCCATCTGCTGCTTGCCCCGCCCCGTCGCGTTCCCTACGCTGTCTTCGGTTGCCTGACACCCGTCGCAACGTCTGTCCCGAGCCGCGCGCTCCGCGCCACGGTTCCTCTCGCGTATCACGTCATGTATCGATATACCGTTTTCGACCGGGCGCTCGTGCACAGCCGCGCCGCCCAGTTTCGCGACCAGCTCGAACGCTGGCAGCACGGCACGCTGAGCGAAGACGCGTTCCGGCCGCTGCGCCTGCAGAACGGCTGGTACGTGCAGCGCCACGCGCCGATGCTGCGCGTGGCCGTCCCGTACGGCGAACTGTCGAGTGCGCAGCTGCGCGTGCTCGCGCGGATCGCGCGCGACTACGACGTGCCCGACGAGGCCACCTACCGCGCCGCATCCGACGCGCAGGCCTTGCTCGGCACGCTGCGCCTGCCGACCCGCAGCGCGCACTTCACGACACGCACCAACGTGCAGTTCAACTGGATTCCGCTCGACAAGGCCGCCGACGTGATGGACCTGCTCGCGACCGTCGACATGCACGGCATCCAGACGAGCGGCAACTGCATCCGCAATATCTCGTGCGACGAGCGCGCCGGCGTCGCGCCGGACGAGATCGCCGATCCGCGCCCGTTCGCCGAAGTGATGCGCCAGTGGACCACGCTGCACCCCGAGTTCGCATTCCTGCCGCGCAAGTTCAAGATCGCGATCACCGGCGCGACCGAAGATCGTGCCGCGACCGACTGGCACGACGTCGGGCTCAAGCTCGTGCACAACGACGCCGGCGAACTCGGTTTTCGCGTGAGCGTCGGCGGCGGGATGGGCCGCACGCCGATGATCGCGACGCTGCTGCGTGCGTTCCTGCCGTGGCAGCACGTGATGAACTACATCGAGGCGATCGTCCGCGTGTACAACCGCTACGGGCGGCGCGACAACAAGTACAAGGCGCGCATCAAGATCCTCGTGAAGACCGAGGGGCAGCGCTACATCGACGACGTCGAGGAAGAGTTCCGCCAGATCGTCGATCACGACGGCGGGCTGCACACGATTGCCCAGGTCGAGTTCGACCGCGTCGCCGCATCGTTCGTCCCGCCACGGCTCGAGCCGCGCACGGTCAGCCTGCGCGACGCGAACCTGCGCGTGTCCGCCCAGGCGGCACGCCATCCGGCCTTCGCACGCTGGCTCGCACGCAATGTCGCCGACCACCGCGACCCGGCGCTGCGCATCGTCACGCTGTCGTTCAAGCGCCGCCTGCAGGCACCGGGCGACGCGTCGCCCGACCAGCTCGACGCGCTCGCCGATCTCGCCGACCAGTTCTCGGCCGGCGAGGCGCGCGTCACGCACACGCAGAACGTCGTGCTGCCATGGGTGCATGTCGACGACCTGTTCCCGCTGTGGGAAAACGCGCGTGCGATCGGCCTCGCCAGCGCGAACGTCGGACTCCTGACGGACATGATCGCGTGCCCAGGCGGCGACTTCTGCGCGCTCGCGAATGCACGCTCGATCCCGATCGCCGATGCGATCGCCGAGCGCTTCCAGGATCTCGACATGCTGCACGACGTCGGCGACATCGACCTGCACATCAGCGGCTGCATCAACTCGTGCGGCCATCATCACAGCGGCCACCTCGGCATCCTCGGCGTCGACAAGGACGGCGCCGAGTGGTATCAGGTCACGCTCGGCGGATCGGACGGCTCGACCGCGAGCGGCCCCACACGGCCGGGCAAGGTGATCGGCCCGTCGTTTTCGGCGGACGAGATCGTCGATGTCGTCGATGCGATCGTCAACGCGTATCTCGACGCGCGCATCGATGACGACGGCCGCAGCGAACGATTCATCGATACCGTCCGCCGCATCGGCACGGAACCGTTCAAGGCTGCCGCGAACGACGCGCGCCATCAGGTGGAGCAAGCATGA
- a CDS encoding DUF934 domain-containing protein, translating to MKHAHPTARIRLLTPAEHAGDSQRHSDATLTIGNDEELPPLAEHIARAARIDLAFPSFTDGRAYSQAYLLRKRYDFAGDLRATGEVLVDQLLLMERTGFSSAVLGDGTDVAAARRQLDRFPGFYQHDARTAMRQPNAATPAGK from the coding sequence ATGAAGCACGCGCATCCGACCGCACGCATCCGGCTGCTGACGCCGGCCGAACACGCCGGCGACTCGCAGCGGCACAGCGACGCGACGCTGACGATCGGCAACGACGAGGAACTGCCGCCGCTCGCCGAACACATCGCGCGGGCTGCGCGCATCGACCTGGCGTTTCCGTCATTCACCGATGGGCGTGCGTACAGCCAGGCGTACCTGCTGCGCAAGCGCTACGACTTCGCCGGCGACCTGCGCGCGACCGGCGAGGTGCTGGTCGACCAGCTGCTGCTGATGGAGCGCACGGGGTTCTCGAGCGCGGTGCTCGGCGACGGCACCGATGTCGCGGCCGCGCGGCGCCAGCTCGACCGGTTTCCCGGCTTCTACCAGCACGATGCACGCACGGCGATGCGTCAGCCGAACGCGGCGACGCCCGCCGGAAAATGA
- a CDS encoding virulence factor family protein gives MMLKKGIARAAAACAGMMLAGAACATQPVAVKAETVSGGRYGPVTVTKPSGPLRGFVVLFSREAGWNAADQQAADALAKAGAMTVGVDSERYAMNLAAKQEACHHLDGDAEAVSHQLERLAQSSRYFTPIVAGVGQGGAIAKQILSMAPENTIAGVVSVDPAAKLDPRFKPCPPDPTIVRRAMPGFVETAATGDSTKLVSLVTSHLRDTTSGDELDVSDLPLVELPAKGGNGQLAIVISGDGGWRDLDKTIAEALQRDGVSVVGIDSLRYFWSEKPPAQVSRDLARVMRTYMARWHANRVALVGYSFGADVMPFAYNRLPADLRDKVAVMSLLGFAPAADFQIRVTGWLGMPASDKALKVAPEIAKVPPQLVQCFYGAEEKDTMCPALVNTGADVIKTQGDHHFGRDYIALEKKILGAFGKPVAAR, from the coding sequence ATGATGTTGAAGAAGGGAATCGCGCGGGCGGCAGCCGCCTGCGCGGGAATGATGCTGGCCGGCGCCGCGTGCGCCACGCAACCAGTCGCAGTGAAGGCCGAAACCGTATCGGGCGGCCGCTACGGGCCCGTGACCGTTACCAAACCCAGCGGGCCGCTGCGCGGCTTCGTCGTGCTGTTCTCGCGCGAGGCCGGCTGGAATGCGGCCGACCAGCAGGCCGCCGACGCGCTCGCGAAGGCCGGTGCGATGACGGTCGGTGTCGATTCGGAGCGTTATGCGATGAATCTCGCCGCGAAGCAGGAGGCCTGTCACCACCTCGACGGCGACGCCGAAGCGGTCAGCCACCAGCTCGAACGCCTTGCACAGTCGTCGCGCTATTTCACGCCGATCGTCGCGGGCGTGGGCCAGGGCGGCGCGATCGCGAAGCAGATCCTGTCGATGGCGCCGGAGAACACGATCGCTGGTGTCGTCTCGGTCGATCCGGCTGCCAAGCTCGATCCGCGCTTCAAGCCGTGCCCGCCGGATCCGACGATCGTGCGCCGCGCGATGCCGGGCTTCGTCGAAACGGCGGCCACGGGCGATTCCACGAAGCTCGTGTCGCTCGTCACGTCGCATCTGCGGGACACCACCAGCGGCGACGAACTCGACGTGTCGGACCTGCCGCTCGTCGAGCTGCCGGCCAAGGGCGGCAACGGCCAGCTCGCGATCGTGATCTCGGGTGACGGCGGCTGGCGCGATCTCGACAAGACGATCGCCGAGGCGCTGCAGCGCGACGGCGTATCGGTGGTCGGCATCGACAGCCTGCGCTATTTCTGGAGCGAGAAGCCGCCGGCGCAGGTGAGCCGCGATCTCGCGCGGGTGATGCGCACCTACATGGCGCGCTGGCATGCGAATCGCGTCGCGCTGGTCGGCTACTCGTTCGGTGCCGACGTGATGCCGTTCGCGTACAACCGGCTGCCGGCCGATTTGCGCGACAAGGTCGCCGTGATGTCGCTGCTCGGCTTCGCGCCGGCCGCCGATTTCCAGATCCGCGTGACGGGCTGGCTCGGCATGCCCGCAAGCGACAAGGCGCTGAAGGTCGCGCCGGAAATCGCGAAGGTGCCGCCGCAGCTCGTGCAGTGTTTCTATGGCGCGGAAGAGAAGGACACGATGTGTCCGGCACTCGTGAACACGGGCGCCGACGTGATCAAGACGCAGGGCGATCACCACTTCGGCCGCGACTACATCGCGCTCGAGAAGAAGATCCTCGGCGCGTTCGGCAAGCCGGTCGCGGCGCGCTGA